GCTTGTCGGTAAGTATTTAACGAAAGCTGTAGTTTTTCTTATACGATAAACTCTAAAATTTTATACTTTTCTATAGTATAAAATAACTTCGTCTAGGTTACATCCAAACGCCTGCGTTTTTGTTCTAACTTGTCCTTTTTAAAAAAGCAACCTCACCATTAAGGTAAGCTGCTTAAGTCTTGTTCTTCTTCTATATAGGGCAGACCTGTCCTTAGTAAGCCTTTTGTGTCCACACCTCCCACTCCTTTATTACCTGTTAGTGTATTGCGAATGGCATCCCATACACTTACCTTCTCCATAAAAGGGGTAAAAGCAATTTTAGCAACGATATATACAGGATCTAAGGCATGGATGTTTACGCGTAATGGAGAACTGGCAAAATTAGCCCCAGCGCGAATTAAGGATTCAAAATGCGATTGACATGCCCCGGCAAAAATAATTAACTGATCCAAATTTGGATTCATTTTTCTCGCTTCACGAACTGTCTCAACAAAATACTTCGAATTCCTATAAGCACGAATATCATGCTTTGGTCCTTTATTTTTAGAAAATGAATCATGACCAGTAATCACAATAATATCTGGATGAATTTTTGTTACCAGTTCCACAATCTGTACCGGCATTTCCCGTTCATGTAGGTGCACACCATGTACCTGAAGACCAATCCGGTTGTATAGTTCAATACATTTTTTTAAATACGTCTGATCGCCATCTACATGTAAAACCTTTGCTGGGAGTTGAAAAAATGACGCTTCATGCGTAAAGCCATCCGTTGCTTGATAATTGCGTTTTTCCTTCATCAAATGATAGTCTTGACGAAACAGGCGATAAGAGAATTCTTCCTTTTCTTTTCCTTTCTGTCTGCGCTTTTGTAATTCTCGTTCTTGAACTGATCTTAAATCAGATATCGGCGCATCTGCTTTGAGGCGAATATCTTCGCCAACTAAATCTGCATACTCATCTTTTACAGACGAAATCCGAAACAATACATCATGATTATAAGAATATCTTGTTACTAAATCTCCTTTTGTAAAGCTCATTCTCCACCTCACAGCCTTCCTTGCCCAAACGTTTAATATATCTTATGAATTGCCCAAAAAACTGTGCGTCTGACATAAGTGCATCTGCTTTATTATTGGACTGATTTTTTAAAGGTGGGTATAAATTGAACATTACTCAAAAATCGTTTTTCTCTACGAAAAAGTAATCAAAGGTTAAGATCGTTACGTCCTTTACAAAGATTGAACATTTTTAGCCATAAAAATGCTCCTCTCATAAAATAAATCCCCCCTAAAAAGCAAATATAGCCTGCCAGGGGGGATTAGGGTAGATCAAGGGAGTGAATCCTATGTCCATAACATCACTCAGATATTGTACGATAAAACGCATTTGCCGCAGCAGCAAATTCTTCTATACTTAATGATTCTCCTCGTCTTGTTCCATCTATACCAACTTGATTAAGAATCGACGTAATTTCATCTTTTATTAAATTAGCTCTAAAAAAGTTTGCTAAATTATTTCGTAATGTTTTCCTTCGTTGCGCGAAACAAGCCTGAATGAACGAAAAAAAGTACGCTTCATTATCTACTTCAACAGGCGGGACTTTACGCGTAACTAATTTTAAAATGCTTGAATCTACATTTGGTTGAGGCATAAACAC
The window above is part of the Virgibacillus proomii genome. Proteins encoded here:
- the yabG gene encoding sporulation peptidase YabG, giving the protein MSFTKGDLVTRYSYNHDVLFRISSVKDEYADLVGEDIRLKADAPISDLRSVQERELQKRRQKGKEKEEFSYRLFRQDYHLMKEKRNYQATDGFTHEASFFQLPAKVLHVDGDQTYLKKCIELYNRIGLQVHGVHLHEREMPVQIVELVTKIHPDIIVITGHDSFSKNKGPKHDIRAYRNSKYFVETVREARKMNPNLDQLIIFAGACQSHFESLIRAGANFASSPLRVNIHALDPVYIVAKIAFTPFMEKVSVWDAIRNTLTGNKGVGGVDTKGLLRTGLPYIEEEQDLSSLP